The Aminivibrio pyruvatiphilus DNA segment CATCCACCTGCACCACGGGCCCCTTCGAACACAGCCCCTCGCAGCGGCTCCCCTTGAGGAAAATTCCTGCCTCCAGATCATGCTCCTTCAGGAAGGACCGGACCACTTCAAGGGAACGGGCATTTCCCCTGGCAAAACAGGAGCTGCCCATGCAGAGGGTGATCTCCCTCTTTTTCTTCATCATGACGCACAGCGCCTCCTTGATCGTATTTCGCGGCAATGATACTATAAAGTTACATCTTTCACTAAATCAGAATACAAATATAGAATAATGCTGATGAATTGCCCCAAGAGAAAGACCGGCAACTCAATGAAAAGGAATGGTAT contains these protein-coding regions:
- a CDS encoding (2Fe-2S) ferredoxin domain-containing protein, coding for MMKKKREITLCMGSSCFARGNARSLEVVRSFLKEHDLEAGIFLKGSRCEGLCSKGPVVQVDDHVYTGVSPEGIEEILDREFGKGEAGHE